The sequence below is a genomic window from Desulforegulaceae bacterium.
TTGAAGTTTCTTTTATAAGCAATCCAAGGGAATGTAAAAGACTTTCAACTGATGAGTATCAGGACAAAATTTGCGATGGTATTTTGAATGGAATAAAAAAGTATATAAAAGAAACAGATGCAAGAGCTGTTTACTATGAACCAGATGATCCCGAACAAAAAGGATGAGGAGGTTAAAATCCAGCCTTTTATTTTTCACAATCCAACAAAAATTGTTTTTGGAAAAGATACCACCCACCAAATAGGTGAAGAAATTTCTTCCTTTGCAAAAAAAGTGATGCTTATTTACGGCAAAGAAAGTATTAAAAAAAACGGTATCTATGAAAAGGTTACCAAATCTCTTAACAAAGCAGGTATTGAATTTATTGAAAAATCCGGGGTAAAACCAAACCCTGTAATAAGCTTTGTAAGACAAGGTGCAGATTTATTCAAAAAAGAAAAACTTGACGCTGTTCTAGCTGTTGGAGGAGGCAGTGTAATTGATACTGCAAAAGCTGTTGCAGCTGCTGCAAAAACAAATTCTGACCCTTGGAAATTTTATATCGGGGAAGAAACAATAAAAGAAGCTTTTCCTATTGCAGTGGTTCTTACTCTTTCAGCCACAGCTTCTGAAATGAACCCAAGCTCAGTTATAACTAATGAAGAAACAA
It includes:
- a CDS encoding iron-containing alcohol dehydrogenase, with protein sequence MNQMIPNKKDEEVKIQPFIFHNPTKIVFGKDTTHQIGEEISSFAKKVMLIYGKESIKKNGIYEKVTKSLNKAGIEFIEKSGVKPNPVISFVRQGADLFKKEKLDAVLAVGGGSVIDTAKAVAAAAKTNSDPWKFYIGEETIKEAFPIAVVLTLSATASEMNPSSVITNEETKQKYSCVSPFLYPKVSILDPVNTFTVPKNQTANGAIDTIIHVLETYLNSEDENIMITDSIIEAIIKTTLESAEKIFKDPRDYNSRANMMWASTLALNGLTALGAGPKKFPMHMIEHSLSAIYDIAHGEGLAIVGPAWMKYKAKH